The sequence TCAACTTCACCGTTTAATATATAAGTAATGACTTGTGGCACGCCAGCAACTGCTAAAATTTTATCCTTTAGCTCGCCACTTAAATTTGCTTTTTGCATAAATTCATTTGCTCTTTTGCCATAAACCGTCTTTGTTGCATCTGGCATAGCGATCTTAGAAAGAGTTTTTAGCTCTTCAACTTTTTCTATTTTTACACCTTTTTTAGTAGCCAGCACCAAGGCACCTGAGCCTAAATTTACATACTCAGCGATCTTTAGATCAGACTTTTTCAAAAAGTCCTCATCGCCCACGATCACGTCAGTTTTACCCTCTTTTGCCTGAGCCATGATAGCTGTGATGTTCGCAAAAGAAGTGTCGATATTTACGCCATCTTTTTT comes from Campylobacter concisus and encodes:
- the modA gene encoding molybdate ABC transporter substrate-binding protein, translated to MKKFLLLMVAIFAFGNENLLVSAGGGYKKIVEAVAQNLKKDGVNIDTSFANITAIMAQAKEGKTDVIVGDEDFLKKSDLKIAEYVNLGSGALVLATKKGVKIEKVEELKTLSKIAMPDATKTVYGKRANEFMQKANLSGELKDKILAVAGVPQVITYILNGEVDAGFINQTELNAHKDEFGSFILIDRALYTPANIVAAKLEECDKKADCVKFLDELKSERSKEIYTKFGIR